The Kribbella amoyensis genomic sequence GGAGATGCACCTGACCGACCACGTCACCGGCTGGCGCCGGCGAATCGTCGCGCTGCTGATCGGGGAGTCGCCGTCGCTGGCCGATCAGGTCCGCGGCATGGTGGCGATCGGCGGGCTCTCCGATTGTGCCGTGGTCTTCGAGGGCGTCGACGTCGACGAGTTGCGGACCGCCGCGGTCGACGCGGCGTACGACACGTTGGGGCGGTAGCCGTCAGGCGCCGGCGATCCGGGAGACCGCGAAGAGCAGGATGACCAGGACCGCGAAGACCCGCAAGGCTCGCTGGCCGTTGCTGACCACGGGCCAGGAGAGGAAGCCGAGCCAGCTCAGCAGCAGGGCCAGCAGGATCAGGGCCGGGACGGCGGCCGGGACCGGGGCGAAGACGCCGAGCAGGGCCAGGACCAGGGTGATACCGGGCAGCGTCAGCTTCGGCATGGAGTGCAGCTTGGCCACGTACGGGTAGCTGATCTTGGTGATCCGCTGCCGGAGCGGGCTGGCCGGCTGGCCGCTGGAGGAACTCATGAACCCATTGTTCCAGGTGGCCCGGCCAGGTCCCGGTGCGGACGGCGGCCGGTGAGGCCGTACGCTTGCGCGGGTGTTCGTGGTGATCAGGTTCCGGGTCGGCGAGGAAGCCCAGCCCGAGTTCGTGGCCCGGTTGCAGACCGCGGTCGAGGTGCTGTCGCGGCAGAAGGGGTTCGTCGCCGCGCG encodes the following:
- a CDS encoding DUF6703 family protein, with the translated sequence MSSSSGQPASPLRQRITKISYPYVAKLHSMPKLTLPGITLVLALLGVFAPVPAAVPALILLALLLSWLGFLSWPVVSNGQRALRVFAVLVILLFAVSRIAGA